Part of the Mauremys reevesii isolate NIE-2019 linkage group 20, ASM1616193v1, whole genome shotgun sequence genome is shown below.
GCTTTGGGGAGGCGCAGGCCACAGCTGTGGGCATCTGTCGATAACAATTATGGGAAGAGGCTGGGACCCTAAATTACTGCATCCCTAAAGTGACAGgcagctggggctgctgctgtggaGCTGAAGACTGCCATGGGAGGAAATGGAGGAGGCCCAGCCAGCATGGCAGAGAGCGCTCATCCTTTGAAGGGGATCACGACTCCTGCTTCATGCTACAGCATGGGAGGGCAAGGTGGTGGAGGGAGGACAATATGTGTAAATGGAGGCACCTGTGCCAGAGCGCTGGGCCATTACAGCAAGGAGGTGCTTGGAGTTAATGCTTACCTGGATCTCCTCCTCTGTGACTGTCAGCACGTCATCCACCAAATCCTTAATGATAGGCCAGGTGTTCGGTCCAATGCTGGTTTTAACACTGTCTGCTATGGTGTCGGGGAGGTGGCGGTTGGGGGTGAGTTCCCCCGTCACCTTTGACCTGTAGCAGTCATCTGCATTGCATGGTTCAGCAGCATACACTCTGACGTCTGGTCTCAAAGCCTGCCCCAAGGAAGAGCAGGGGATGAGTTTGGAACTTGCTGGTGAACATGGCAAGCCAGGCCACCTCATTGTGCCTTAACCCCCATGTTCTGTAGCagtttgggctggggcaggcctTTCGCCTGCCATGGCATCTTCCCCTCCAGAAGAGTGTGTCTGGCATTTGCTGGTGTGACGAATCAGAGAGCAATCCATTGCTGAGCCAGGAGCAGGTTCCTTCTACTGCGGGCAGAGGGCGAGCTTCTCCTAAGGGCAACTTGTCTTCTTACTCAGCCCTAAAGGAGTGCCCAGCTGTCCTCAGGCTGCCAGTATCTCTCATCTGCCTCTGTTCCTGCTGGAAGTGGCACCATTTTATTCTGTATCGTGGCATGAGGCTTAAACTAGAGTGTGTGTCGCCTGCAGTGATCTGTCCTGGTTGCCTTCATTGCAACCTGGACCTGCAGGGGAGAGTGCTAACGAACTCTACAGTATCTCCTGATCCAAATACAGAGAAGGTCAACTACAAATCCAAGCTGCGTGAGAGACTCCTGAGTTCAGATGCTGTGTGAATCCGAGAACTTCCTCCTCACAAGGTGAAATGCTCATTTTTGGGCACAGTAACTCCTCAGTCCCCCCATTCCTGAGGAGAGATTTCTTACCTTGACGGCCACTGCTATTCCagcaaccatccctcctcctccaACGGGAACCACCAGTGCATTCACCTGGGGTACCTAGCACAACAGAGACCAAGAGACGAACGCTGTCTTGTGAGTGCGCTCAGAACCACAGACATGCTCCCAAACGGCTCACTCCCTGGAGGCTGGCTCCAAGTCCTGATGGACTAACTCCGGCTGCCCTGACCTCTCTGCAGCAAGAGCAGATGTGTCCCCCTGCTTGTTCTCTCCTGCCTAATCTGAATAGTACCAGAGGAGGAGGTCTCCTCACCTGCTGCAGTACCTCCAGTGCTATAGTGCCTTGGCCTGCAATCACAGCAGGATCCTGATTGGGGTGCACCATCACACCTTCCTTCTCCTGAACTGTCCGAGCTGCCACCTCCATTCGGGACTGGGGAGACAGACCAGGCACAAAAATTGTTAATGCCCCCGTGTGTGAACAAAGCCAAAATACCCTGCtgtgctgcccccctccctctctaTTACCTTGTCAGTGGGCTCACATAATATCAGCCTGGCTCCGTAGGAGCAGATGGCAGCTTTCTTACAGAGTGGCGCTGTGCGAGGCACCACGACGTAGGCAGGAATCCCTGTGGAGTGAAAGGACTGGATAATGACGGGGGCCTGGCCACAGAGGCACATCCCCTGCTCGTCTGAGAGTGGGTCGGACAGACGTGGAGCAGAGGATACCCCCGAGAGAGAAAACCAGCTCAGTTGTGACCAGGCCCTTTGCAGGTAACCACCGTGGTGGTGCATGCAGGACAGGGATCTGAAAGTGCATTAGAGCTCTTAgaccctgtgctgctgcagtgggAGTTCCTGGCTCTATCTGCACCAGCCTGTGGATGCATCCAAGCAGGGAAACACTTGGCCCTGCTGGCTAACAGTCCTGTCTGGGATTAACCCACCCGGCTGGGTGGCAAAGACCTGGGGCTTGCTTACTCCAAGGAATCCCCATGTGTAGTTAAGTCAGGCAGGGACTGAGCTGCAGGATGGATGCTGAGCCTGCTGGGAGCCAGAGCTACGCCGTGGCATTCCGCTCCTGAGCACTGGCAGGCTTCCCCTAGGCTAACCAGCCACCTCTCAGGAAAACCCCAGCTGAAAGACCTGAGCAAAGGGCTGCCCTTCCCTTACTgctctctccagctcctctgCTGCTGGAGAAATGAAGGGGCGAGtgaggagcccccagccccacatggcCAAGAATTTGGCTCCCTGTTACCTTCTACTTTAGCTGCAAAGGCAAGAGCTTGGCCGTGGTTTCCACTACTGTGTGTCACAACTGCCTTGGGCTGCTCTCTGTCGCCCTGGGCTGCCCGAACCAGACTTCTGACAGCATTCAGTGCGCCTCGGATCTGGGGAGAGACCACAGGTTGAGTGAACCTGCAAAGGAGGCAAAGCCTCAGCTCTCCCTGCTCAGATGGGGcaagggtttgctgctgctgtcgTGACCTAGCTGAGAGCAGCAAGGGGAGGTGGAGAAGCTGCTCCCCTGCACCCCTTTTAatggctgctttccccagcaaGGTGGCAGCTGTGGATCCCTGGAACCAGTACAGCACCAATGCCagcttccctttctccccctgAGTCCCTAACTGCAGGAGTCCTCAGAGTCTGTAATGCCCCACTGTGAACCATCTCTTCCTGGCGCTGGGGCTGCCAAGAAGTGCTTGTAAGTGGGGGCTGCACAGTAGGAAGTGGACAGGGGCCACCAGCCTTGTTTCCTGGGGGTAGAGGAACGGTAATTTCTAGTCCCTATTGCTCTGGAACTAGAGTTGAATTGTCCCCAAAGCTGGCAGGGCCTGAGGGCCAACCTGCCAGTGGACTCATACTGCATGTTCTGCAGCATTTAAGTGCTGAAATGAGCGATTCTCCCTTTGTACAGATGCTAATAGGGCACACTTTTGTATTTGCGCAATTGCTTCTCAAATCCAACCCTGGTCAGACCCTGTACCCTTTCCTCTGAGATAGCAGAGCTAGGCAGGTGGGTGGGtcaggctgcccccccccccccccccgtgccactAATGTGTCAGCTTTACCTTAAAGGAACCAGTCTTCTGGAAGAGCTCACACTTGAAGAAGAGTCTGTGGCCGGCTAACTCGTCTAGGCTGGAACTGGTTAGGATGGGGGTGAGGTGGATAAGGCCATGGAGACTTGACTGTGCAGCTTCAACATCTGCCAGTGAGATGCAGTACGGAGAGGACATGTTCCATAAgctgaggagggggagagagaggctggaaACACATCCTACTGCTGGAGGGAGCCTGCCTCACCAGTCACGGAAGGAGTGCAGAAGAGCACAGGGGCTCCTAATGCTCCACTCCAAATCAGTCTCCTTAGATGTGTCTGGGCCCTGTTTTGGACCCAAAACACAGGGCGGGGTTAAGTTTTAAACACTTGACAAATTTGAAATTTAAAAGGAAAGTCCATGAAAGCAATTTTGCTGCTGGGTTAGGATGGTTGTCACAACAGCCTGCAGCTGTGAACTAGTGCCAGAGCCAGCTCCAGAGATGTTTGTGTTCGCTGTATGGCATGAAATGAGCCAGCTGCTGCGATGGCTTGTATGCAGGGAGGGTGTCACAGGATTACCTTTCACCAGAGAAATCCAGTGGCTGAGTGGTATGTCGCACTCTGCCTTTCTGTGAACATTCAAGGTAAGCACCAGCTCTATTTGAATAGCGTTTGCCTATTACTAtaagtaaatatttctgtttgtgGACTTGGCAGAGAGAAACAGTGCTCCTAGTTTACTGTGCACCATGCTGCGAGTGCCCTTCCCGAAGCCCTGGGAAAGAGGAAACGGAGACATGGAAACAGACTAAAAGCCCAggaatggggcagaggggtgcATAGTAGCCACTTGGGAACTCAACCGACTGTGCAGTGTaagtgcccagccctgcccctgtttGCAGTACCCCTGGCAATAGGAGGTTTCCTCGGTGGTACTGTTGCTGGAGTGACTGAGGTGGACAGATCCTTCCCCCACGTGATCTGCACTAGTTTGAACGAGTTAGAGCAGCCGGGGGAGATGGTGATAGGAATCTGCTTTCCTGAAtcacttctgcccctgcccctcctcagcTGTACTGCTCCAGCGGGGGGCCCCAGGAGCGGTCcctgctctgggctccctgcagtgctGCTCTTCGGCCTGGCTGGCCAGGCTCAGGGCGCTGGTGCACAGGGGTAACAGCCCCGCGGGCGCTAAGCTTCGCTGGGCGTTACAGTCCCGCGCGGCTCTCGGTTGTACGGCCCGGGCCGGGACAGCCCGCACCAcggtgaggggcggggccagaCCCGGCACGCGGGCAGCAGCCGCACGGGGGCGCTCACCTGGCCCGGGCCGCTCTCGCCAGCGCTCTGCGGCCTGGTCCCGGCGCTGTCGGACTGGGACCTCTGAGTTCCCGTCAGTCAATGCCCGTGGCGGCCCGGGATAGGGTGAGCGGCGCCGCGGGGCGGGCCAAAGGGCGCCGCGGCACGTGGGCTGAGGGGGCGTGTGCACTGGGGAGGCCGGAGCCGGTTAGCGCATGCGCGTTAGGAGCGGAGGATTTGGGCCCGCCCGGTTGCCGTCCGCCCCCTCCCGCGGGAGTGGGGCCgtagggggcggggcgggagcgaAGATGGCGGCGGAGCTGGAGCGGGTGCGCATCTCGGCCGCGGAGCTGAGGGGGAGCCTGGCGGCGTTGGGGAGggccccggggggcgggggccgaGGTGAGACTTCAGGGCCCGgcgggctgggcccctccccccgtAGAGCCCCGCGAGCCCCGGGCTGGGCCCCGCCGCGAGGGGAAGCGGGGCCGCGCGGTGCTCTCACGCGAGCTCGCAGGTCGCGTTGAAGCCGTTGGCTGCCGTGACCTGCTGGCTCGCGCGAGCCCCGGGGCTCGCCTGGGGGGTCCTGCTGGGGCAGCGTCGAAGGGGGCTTGAGCTCGGGATCGGGCCAGTTTCCGAACAACGCATTAAAGGTGCCGCGGGGTTCCCCGGCCCTGCCAGTATGGGGCCGTCACGGTCACAGGTCCTTGTGGATGGTTTTCTCCCCTCTGGATCTGTGACAGACCCGCCAAAGCGGGGGGACGCGCCGACTCTGCACGGGAACCTGACACTGACGATGCCCAATATGTgccaagtaaacaaactgaaaacacagaagaatcccccccccccccgcaacactTTCTCTCTCAGGAATGTGAGGTGCTACGTGTAACAATAAATAGTTTTGTGGCAGAAGTGTGATTTTACATTGATCACATCCTCTCAAAATAAAGTTCCTTATTGTGCTGGGTGCAGCTGCTAAGTTGCAGAGCCTTGTTCTGGATCTGAATTTATTTCTGCTGCAAGGCTACTGGACTGAATCTCCCCTTCTTGTGTGCAGCTCTCTGTGCTCTAACTTCTCCAGTTCTCTGCAGTTTGGTTTTGTCATCCTATGTGAGGGCCACCTCTCCCTTGTTGGAGTTAAGTTTACATCAAAGGAACACTCAGCATTGAAATATGTACGGCACAGAGAGGGATCTTGAGTCTACTTGATGCTcaagtccagaaaacctctgTACATGCTGAAAAGAGTCTGTATTGGGCTGCAGCTAGCCCTAAATTTGTGAAAACTGATAGCTGCTCTCACTATTGGGCCAGAAGTAGCTGCACCACTTGCCTGTAAGAGTCTCTGCACtccctgtttgagaaacactgtgttcATGAGAAGTTAACGTCAATAATCCATGTATGGTATTCTGAAAGCTGCGTGTCCCAGCAGAGGTATATTTGCATCCTCTTAAGTTCCTTCTGCCCGCTTCCAAGTGCAGAGCTTGCTTAGGCTGTGCTGCTGGCCAGTGGTGACCAGTTAGGTTCTGCAGAGCTCTTGGCCTGCATTCTCATCTTTGCCGGCTTCTTATGTTGTGCTTGTCACTGCTGGTCTCCATTTCATTGCTGGTGTGGTTCATCATCCATTTCATTTTGCCGCACGGCTGCCCATTATTGCAGCAGCTTCCCACTATATCAGTGTTCCCAAGAACTCATTCCCAGAGGTCTCTGAGTATAGCACTGCACATACAGTAAACGAATTCCAGTCACCTTCTCTGCCATTtgcttccccatctgcaaaagggGGTTACCTGCCTCCTGGGGACAGGTGAAGAGGGATTGGGTTGTAGGAGTTAATTAATTAaggtttgtacagtgctttgaagatgaaaactgCTAGATAAATGCAAAGGATTACTAAAGGCAATCCGTCCCATTGTCACTGCTTTCAGAATGCCCATCTCTGTTTGCTTCCCTGCAAGTATTCTTGCCTTTTGCGATTGTCAGGTAGTGGCTGTAGGAGGGCTTGAATGATTCTGGCTTGGCAGATGCTTTCTGTGTAGCGCGTAATATCCAAAACATCTGAAAAATTGTCTAGTTTCACtcctctgtaaagcattttgggatctactgatgaaaagtgtgaTATACAAATTAGTTGTTCTTGTTAGTTGGATGGCATGATGGCCCATAAGTCCTTTCCCTCTGAATTTCTTGACTGGTTTTGAGCCAGCTAATGTGATGAGCAAGGCAAGTGTATGTCTGTGTTACAGAAATGATTAACGCTCTTTGCTCTGAAGTATTGTGAGCAGAGTGGAGCTTTGAGACTATGAATGTTGGCTTCACAGATGCTGAATTGTTTTTTATCCAAGGCTGCTTGTGATGGAGATTCGGCAGCGGGCGCCAGCTAGTGCAGCACAGAAAGCTGCACTGGCTACTTGATGATTATGATTATATGCCGTCGTTACCTGTAAGTTATCCCAGGCATCGTGGCTGTCAAAGTTAAAGCAGTGAGAGGACTGCTGCATCTCCTCCTAACTATCCTCAAATTATTAGTCAGTGAGATTCATTTGAGACTGATCTAGAAGTGCAGCCACTACCTTGACATCCTCATATCTTGACAGCACTGTTGTTTGGTTAGAGTGAAAGCAATTTAATACCACATGGTTTTATGGTGGTGTCACAGCAATCAAGCTACTTCTGTTAATTTGTGTGGAGTATGAAATCATCCAAGGAGAAACTAGGGAAGCTGAAATTCTAAAATCAAGTTTCATGCAGCTAAACAAACTGTGCCCAACTATCTAGGGGACAAATGTCTCCAGAAAAAGTCCACCCTCACCACTCCCATTTCAGaagcttctcccatcagtgcTCTGTCGTCATGGATGCAGTTTATCCAGTGTTCTAATGACAGAAACCTCAGAACTGCCTCTGAGGTGCCTTCATTTGTTCCTGTCAATGAATTGGTTAGGCTGCTGTGGGAGGAGATTAGTGAGAGAGGATCTGTAATTTCCAGTATGTTTGCTTCAGAGGGAGGTGTGTTCTTGCTTTGAGTGATTTCCCTCTGCTAGGTATGACTGAGGCCATCTTCATGGTGGTTTTCAGTTGGTATGAAGTAGAAACCATTCTATAATATGATGTAAAACCCCAGCCGAAGATACATATTTAATAAGAATAATGTATAATGCTGCTGCATGTGATGGCATTATTTTACATAGTCTTTTTCGTGTCAGTTGTGTTCTTTTAAGTACTTCTAGTATTAATATCATTACACAGAGAGAAATGTAACGAGTTGTGGGCCCGGGAGAAAAGAAGTCTTCAGTGCTGAGTTGAAATGGGATGTATGTAAATGAGGCAGGGAAGTACAGGGAGCTGTTCCAAATGGCAagagctgcagaggggaaggcaCATGTACCACCAACAGACAGATCAGAAGAGCAGAGGGTGAAATCAggaaaacagcagcaacaaaacCCTTAGCTTGCACTCTGCTCTAAGTCTCCCAGTGTATCTTGTCTGTTTCTTACCTCGTAAGCTGCTTGAGGCTAAGGCTGTTTTGTACATGTGTTCTGTACAGTGAGGGGTACATTGGAGGTGCTTAACAAATAACAATATGTATCCTGAAATAAGGCCACAGGCTCAGAGTCATAGGTTTCCTCTCTGCGTCCTGCTCTTGCATTTCTCACCCCGCTCTGTGTGATATCACATAATACCCAGATAAAGAACTTCAGCTCTGATAGTCTCAATTTTAAAACCTCTTCCCCTCTTGGAGCCACCCTGAGACCATTAAAGACTCTTCACATTTCTCTAATGTTTCTGTCTCTCTAACTCTTATCCTGCTTTGCTGTTCCATAACTGGAATAACCCCCACCTCTTTATC
Proteins encoded:
- the SRR gene encoding serine racemase isoform X1, which gives rise to MSSPYCISLADVEAAQSSLHGLIHLTPILTSSSLDELAGHRLFFKCELFQKTGSFKIRGALNAVRSLVRAAQGDREQPKAVVTHSSGNHGQALAFAAKVEGIPAYVVVPRTAPLCKKAAICSYGARLILCEPTDKSRMEVAARTVQEKEGVMVHPNQDPAVIAGQGTIALEVLQQVPQVNALVVPVGGGGMVAGIAVAVKALRPDVRVYAAEPCNADDCYRSKVTGELTPNRHLPDTIADSVKTSIGPNTWPIIKDLVDDVLTVTEEEIQQATQLVWERMKLLIEPTAGVGVAAVLSEQFRSVSQEVKNVCIVLCGGNIDLGSLAWLSPPGKGANGN
- the SRR gene encoding serine racemase isoform X2 — translated: MSSPYCISLADVEAAQSSLHGLIHLTPILTSSSLDELAGHRLFFKCELFQKTGSFKIRGALNAVRSLVRAAQGDREQPKAVVTHSSGNHGQALAFAAKVEGIPAYVVVPRTAPLCKKAAICSYGARLILCEPTDKSRMEVAARTVQEKEGVMVHPNQDPAVIAGQGTIALEVLQQALRPDVRVYAAEPCNADDCYRSKVTGELTPNRHLPDTIADSVKTSIGPNTWPIIKDLVDDVLTVTEEEIQQATQLVWERMKLLIEPTAGVGVAAVLSEQFRSVSQEVKNVCIVLCGGNIDLGSLAWLSPPGKGANGN